A window of the Eulemur rufifrons isolate Redbay chromosome 6, OSU_ERuf_1, whole genome shotgun sequence genome harbors these coding sequences:
- the DBX1 gene encoding homeobox protein DBX1, with translation MMFPGLLAPPAGYPSLLRPTPTLTLPQSLQSAFSGHSSFLVEDLIRISRPPAYLPRSLPTASMSPPRQGAPGALADSGASDLGSPGSGSRRGGSPPTAVSPASEPTFLKFGVNAILSSGPRTETSPALLQSVPPKTFAFPYFEGSFQPFIRSSYFPASSSVVPIPGTFSWPLAARGKPRRGMLRRAVFSDVQRKALEKMFQKQKYISKPDRKKLAAKLGLKDSQVKIWFQNRRMKWRNSKERELLSSGGCREQTLPTKLNPHPDLSDVGQKGPGDDEEEDEAPGSPHHRLAYRASPEPPHLRDPRLEGPLPPSPAHSSSPGKPSDFSDSEEDEEGEEEEEITVS, from the exons ATGATGTTCCCCGGCCTCCTCGCGCCCCCCGCCGGGTACCCTAGCCTCCTGCGGCCCACGCCCACCTTGACGCTGCCCCAGTCCCTACAGTCGGCATTTTCCGGCCACTCCAGCTTCCTGGTGGAGGATCTGATCCGCATCAGCCGGCCCCCTGCCTACCTGCCCCGCAGCCTGCCCACCGCCAGCATGTCGCCTCCCAGGCAGGGGGCTCCCGGGGCCCTCGCAGACTCGGGGGCCTCGGACCTGGGCTCCCCGGGTTCCGGCAGCCGGCGGGGAGGCTCTCCGCCAACTGCAGTCTCCCCTGCTAGCGAGCCCACGTTTCTGAAGTTTGGGGTCAACGCCATCCTCTCCTCTGGGCCCAGAACAG aaACATCTCCCGCCTTGCTCCAGAGCGTCCCTCCCAAGACCTTCGCCTTTCCCTACTTTGAAGGGTCCTTTCAGCCTTTCATCAGATCTTCTTATTTCCCAG CGTCCTCGAGCGTCGTGCCCATCCCTGGAACCTTCTCCTGGCCGCTGGCCGCCCGCGGCAAGCCTCGGCGGGGCATGCTGCGTCGAGCCGTGTTCTCCGACGTGCAGCGCAAGGCGCTGGAGAAGATGTTCCAGAAGCAGAAGTACATCAGCAAGCCCGACCGCAAGAAGCTGGCGGCCAAGTTGGGCCTGAAGGACTCGCAG GTGAAAATCTGGTTCCAGAACCGACGCATGAAATGGCGCAACTCCAAGGAGCGCGAACTCCTGTCTAGCGGGGGCTGCCGCGAGCAGACCCTTCCCACCAAGCTCAATCCGCACCCGGACCTCAGCGACGTGGGCCAGAAGGGGCCCGGGGACGACGAGGAGGAAGACGAGGCCCCGGGCAGCCCCCACCACCGCCTGGCCTATCGCGCGTCCCCGGAGCCTCCGCACCTGCGGGACCCGCGGCTGGAAGGGCCGCTGCCCCCTTCCCCGGCGCACTcgagcagccctgggaaacctTCGGACTTCTCCGACtctgaggaggatgaggagggcgaggaggaggaggaaatcaCCGTGTCCTAG